One window from the genome of Aptenodytes patagonicus chromosome 4, bAptPat1.pri.cur, whole genome shotgun sequence encodes:
- the CASP6 gene encoding caspase-6 isoform X1 has translation MSGSERQRPAGHVQLDSRPTLITTDGNQNITEVDALDVRQSLDPTVQYKMNHQRRGVALIFNHEHFFWHLKLPDRRGTLADRNNLKRSLTDLGFEVRHFDDLKAEDVLQKIYEASKEDHSNADCFVCVFLSHGDNDHVYAYDTHIKIETITDMFRGDKCQSLVGKPKIFIIQACRGDKHDDPVIAPDSTDGSDESVVNETEVDAAGVYTLPAGADFIMCYSVAQGYFSHRETVNGSWYIQDLCEALRKHGSSLEFTELLTVVNRKVSHRKVDMCRDINAIGKKQIPCFASMLTKKLYFHPKSK, from the exons ATGTCGGGCTCGGAGCGGCAGCGGCCGGCAG GCCATGTCCAGTTGGATAGCAGACCTACATTAATCACCACAG ATGGAAATCAGAACATCACAGAAGTAGATGCACTTGATGTAAG ACAATCACTTGATCCTACAGTGCAATACAAAATGAACCATCAAAGAAGAGGAGTTGCGTTAATCTTCAATCACGAGCACTTCTTTTGGCATTTGAAGCTGCCAGACAGACGCGGGACTCTTGCAGACAGAAACAATCTGAAACGCAG TTTGACAGACCTTGGATTTGAAGTCAGACATTTTGATGATCTGAAAGCAGAAGATGTGCTGCAGAAAATTTATGAAG CCTCTAAGGAAGACCACAGCAATGCTGACTGCTTTGTTTGTGTGTTCCTGAGTCATGGTGATAATGATCATGTTTATGCATATGACACCCACATCAAAATTGAGACAATCACAGACATGTTCAGAGGAGACAAGTGCCAGAGTCTGGTAGGAAAACCGAAGATATTTATCATTCAG GCATGTCGAGGTGATAAACATGACGATCCAGTTATTGCTCCAGATTCAACAGATGGTAGCGATGAATCTGTTGTCAATGAGACTGAAGTGGATGCAGCTGGTGTCTATACCCTGCCTGCTGGCGCAGACTTTATCATGTGCTACTCTGTGGCACAAG GTTACTTTTCTCATCGTGAAACTGTAAATGGCTCCTGGTACATTCAAGATTTGTGTGAGGCACTTAGGAAGCACGGCTCTTCCTTGGAGTTCACAGAACTTCTTACTGTTGTTAACAGGAAAGTATCTCATCGCAAAGTGGATATGTGCAGAGACATCAATgctataggaaaaaaacagattcccTGTTTTGCCTCAATGTTAactaaaaaattgtattttcatccAAAATCTAAGTAG
- the CASP6 gene encoding caspase-6 isoform X2: MLLGLGHVQLDSRPTLITTDGNQNITEVDALDVRQSLDPTVQYKMNHQRRGVALIFNHEHFFWHLKLPDRRGTLADRNNLKRSLTDLGFEVRHFDDLKAEDVLQKIYEASKEDHSNADCFVCVFLSHGDNDHVYAYDTHIKIETITDMFRGDKCQSLVGKPKIFIIQACRGDKHDDPVIAPDSTDGSDESVVNETEVDAAGVYTLPAGADFIMCYSVAQGYFSHRETVNGSWYIQDLCEALRKHGSSLEFTELLTVVNRKVSHRKVDMCRDINAIGKKQIPCFASMLTKKLYFHPKSK; this comes from the exons ATGCTGTTAGGCTTag GCCATGTCCAGTTGGATAGCAGACCTACATTAATCACCACAG ATGGAAATCAGAACATCACAGAAGTAGATGCACTTGATGTAAG ACAATCACTTGATCCTACAGTGCAATACAAAATGAACCATCAAAGAAGAGGAGTTGCGTTAATCTTCAATCACGAGCACTTCTTTTGGCATTTGAAGCTGCCAGACAGACGCGGGACTCTTGCAGACAGAAACAATCTGAAACGCAG TTTGACAGACCTTGGATTTGAAGTCAGACATTTTGATGATCTGAAAGCAGAAGATGTGCTGCAGAAAATTTATGAAG CCTCTAAGGAAGACCACAGCAATGCTGACTGCTTTGTTTGTGTGTTCCTGAGTCATGGTGATAATGATCATGTTTATGCATATGACACCCACATCAAAATTGAGACAATCACAGACATGTTCAGAGGAGACAAGTGCCAGAGTCTGGTAGGAAAACCGAAGATATTTATCATTCAG GCATGTCGAGGTGATAAACATGACGATCCAGTTATTGCTCCAGATTCAACAGATGGTAGCGATGAATCTGTTGTCAATGAGACTGAAGTGGATGCAGCTGGTGTCTATACCCTGCCTGCTGGCGCAGACTTTATCATGTGCTACTCTGTGGCACAAG GTTACTTTTCTCATCGTGAAACTGTAAATGGCTCCTGGTACATTCAAGATTTGTGTGAGGCACTTAGGAAGCACGGCTCTTCCTTGGAGTTCACAGAACTTCTTACTGTTGTTAACAGGAAAGTATCTCATCGCAAAGTGGATATGTGCAGAGACATCAATgctataggaaaaaaacagattcccTGTTTTGCCTCAATGTTAactaaaaaattgtattttcatccAAAATCTAAGTAG
- the CASP6 gene encoding caspase-6 isoform X3, whose translation MNHQRRGVALIFNHEHFFWHLKLPDRRGTLADRNNLKRSLTDLGFEVRHFDDLKAEDVLQKIYEASKEDHSNADCFVCVFLSHGDNDHVYAYDTHIKIETITDMFRGDKCQSLVGKPKIFIIQACRGDKHDDPVIAPDSTDGSDESVVNETEVDAAGVYTLPAGADFIMCYSVAQGYFSHRETVNGSWYIQDLCEALRKHGSSLEFTELLTVVNRKVSHRKVDMCRDINAIGKKQIPCFASMLTKKLYFHPKSK comes from the exons ATGAACCATCAAAGAAGAGGAGTTGCGTTAATCTTCAATCACGAGCACTTCTTTTGGCATTTGAAGCTGCCAGACAGACGCGGGACTCTTGCAGACAGAAACAATCTGAAACGCAG TTTGACAGACCTTGGATTTGAAGTCAGACATTTTGATGATCTGAAAGCAGAAGATGTGCTGCAGAAAATTTATGAAG CCTCTAAGGAAGACCACAGCAATGCTGACTGCTTTGTTTGTGTGTTCCTGAGTCATGGTGATAATGATCATGTTTATGCATATGACACCCACATCAAAATTGAGACAATCACAGACATGTTCAGAGGAGACAAGTGCCAGAGTCTGGTAGGAAAACCGAAGATATTTATCATTCAG GCATGTCGAGGTGATAAACATGACGATCCAGTTATTGCTCCAGATTCAACAGATGGTAGCGATGAATCTGTTGTCAATGAGACTGAAGTGGATGCAGCTGGTGTCTATACCCTGCCTGCTGGCGCAGACTTTATCATGTGCTACTCTGTGGCACAAG GTTACTTTTCTCATCGTGAAACTGTAAATGGCTCCTGGTACATTCAAGATTTGTGTGAGGCACTTAGGAAGCACGGCTCTTCCTTGGAGTTCACAGAACTTCTTACTGTTGTTAACAGGAAAGTATCTCATCGCAAAGTGGATATGTGCAGAGACATCAATgctataggaaaaaaacagattcccTGTTTTGCCTCAATGTTAactaaaaaattgtattttcatccAAAATCTAAGTAG
- the CASP6 gene encoding caspase-6 isoform X4 — protein sequence MSGSERQRPAGHVQLDSRPTLITTDGNQNITEVDALDVRQSLDPTVQYKMNHQRRGVALIFNHEHFFWHLKLPDRRGTLADRNNLKRSLTDLGFEVRHFDDLKAEDVLQKIYEASKEDHSNADCFVCVFLSHGDNDHVYAYDTHIKIETITDMFRGDKCQSLVGKPKIFIIQACRGDKHDDPVIAPDSTDGSDESVVNETEVDAAGVYTLPAGADFIMCYSVAQDCLLMQPTH from the exons ATGTCGGGCTCGGAGCGGCAGCGGCCGGCAG GCCATGTCCAGTTGGATAGCAGACCTACATTAATCACCACAG ATGGAAATCAGAACATCACAGAAGTAGATGCACTTGATGTAAG ACAATCACTTGATCCTACAGTGCAATACAAAATGAACCATCAAAGAAGAGGAGTTGCGTTAATCTTCAATCACGAGCACTTCTTTTGGCATTTGAAGCTGCCAGACAGACGCGGGACTCTTGCAGACAGAAACAATCTGAAACGCAG TTTGACAGACCTTGGATTTGAAGTCAGACATTTTGATGATCTGAAAGCAGAAGATGTGCTGCAGAAAATTTATGAAG CCTCTAAGGAAGACCACAGCAATGCTGACTGCTTTGTTTGTGTGTTCCTGAGTCATGGTGATAATGATCATGTTTATGCATATGACACCCACATCAAAATTGAGACAATCACAGACATGTTCAGAGGAGACAAGTGCCAGAGTCTGGTAGGAAAACCGAAGATATTTATCATTCAG GCATGTCGAGGTGATAAACATGACGATCCAGTTATTGCTCCAGATTCAACAGATGGTAGCGATGAATCTGTTGTCAATGAGACTGAAGTGGATGCAGCTGGTGTCTATACCCTGCCTGCTGGCGCAGACTTTATCATGTGCTACTCTGTGGCACAAG
- the PLA2G12A gene encoding group XIIA secretory phospholipase A2, translated as MARALLLLLACAWLGPRPARCQEAPQTPDWRMTLKTIRNGVHKIDVYLNAALDFLGGEDGLCRYKCSDGSKPLPRYGYKPSPPNGCGSPLFGVQFDIGIPLMTKCCNHHDRCYDTCGNKKNDCDEQFQSCLSKICRDVQKTLGISESVQACESTVQLLFDAVIHLGCKPYLDSQRAACMCRYEDKTDL; from the exons ATGGCCCgcgccctgctgctgctgctggcctgcGCCTGGCTGGGCCCGCGGCCGGCGCGGTGCCAGGAGGCGCCGCAGACCCCCGACTGGCGGATGACGCTGAAGACCATCCGCAACGGGGTGCACAAGATCGACGTGTACCTCAACGCGGCCCTCGACTTCCTGGGCGGCGAGGACGGCCTCTGCCGGTACAAGTGCAGCGACg GATCAAAGCCCCTTCCTCGCTACGGATATAAACCTTCACCACCAAATGGTTGTGGATCCCCTTTATTTGGAGTTCAG TTTGACATCGGTATCCCTTTGATGACAAAGTGCTGCAATCACCACGACAGATGCTACGATACTTGTGGCAATAAAAAAAATGATTGTGATGAGCAGTTTCAGTCCTGCCTCTCCAAAATTTGCAGAGATGTGCAGAAAACACTCGGAATCTCAGAGAGTGTCCAGG CTTGTGAATCAACTGTTCAGCTGTTGTTTGATGCAGTTATACATTTAGGATGTAAACCATACCTGGATAGCCAGAGAGCTGCATGTATGTGTCGTTATGAGGATAAGACAGATCTCTGA